A section of the Citrobacter farmeri genome encodes:
- the panM gene encoding aspartate 1-decarboxylase autocleavage activator PanM: protein MKLTIIRLEHFSDQDLIDLGKIWPEYSAASLSVDETHRIYAARFNERLLGAVRVTLSGTQGALDSLRIRDVTRRRGVGKYLVEEVIQDNPDVSSWWMADVGVEDRAVMAAFMQVLGFTAQTDGWEKR, encoded by the coding sequence ATGAAGCTGACCATCATTCGTTTAGAACACTTTAGCGATCAGGACCTGATCGACCTGGGCAAAATCTGGCCGGAGTATTCCGCCGCCTCTTTAAGCGTAGATGAAACACACCGGATCTACGCAGCGCGATTTAATGAGCGGTTGTTAGGTGCCGTAAGGGTCACCCTGAGCGGCACTCAGGGCGCGCTGGATTCGCTGCGCATCCGTGATGTCACGCGGCGTCGGGGAGTGGGGAAATATCTGGTGGAAGAGGTGATCCAGGATAATCCGGACGTCTCATCCTGGTGGATGGCGGATGTCGGCGTGGAAGACCGGGCCGTCATGGCGGCGTTTATGCAGGTACTGGGCTTTACGGCTCAGACGGATGGCTGGGAAAAGCGCTAG
- a CDS encoding LemA family protein, with protein MEMYIGLAVVAIVILWAIVTYNRFISLRRFKDEAWSGIAVQLKRRHDLAPNLLSVVKRYAQHEKELLEEIARQRSVLIGNPQQIAESEQQYSATLSRIFALAEAYPELKASENFLSLQQSLSEIEEQLQMARRYFNGTVRDFNILVESFPSLLLARLFNFRTEAFFELDSPEEAQLPRME; from the coding sequence ATGGAAATGTACATCGGGCTGGCCGTCGTCGCCATCGTGATCCTCTGGGCTATCGTCACCTACAACCGCTTTATCTCGCTGCGTCGTTTTAAAGACGAAGCGTGGAGCGGCATTGCCGTGCAACTCAAGCGCCGTCACGATCTCGCTCCCAATCTGCTCAGCGTAGTCAAACGTTATGCCCAGCACGAAAAAGAGCTACTGGAAGAGATCGCCCGACAACGCAGTGTTCTGATCGGTAACCCTCAACAGATCGCAGAGAGTGAGCAACAGTATTCGGCAACGTTGAGCCGTATCTTCGCGCTGGCGGAAGCCTATCCTGAACTTAAAGCCAGCGAAAACTTCCTCTCTTTGCAGCAATCACTGAGTGAAATAGAAGAACAGCTTCAGATGGCTCGACGCTATTTCAACGGCACGGTACGAGATTTTAATATCCTGGTCGAATCTTTCCCCAGCCTGCTGCTGGCCCGCCTGTTTAATTTCAGAACGGAAGCCTTCTTTGAACTGGACTCTCCTGAAGAAGCCCAGTTGCCACGGATGGAATAA
- a CDS encoding DUF2207 domain-containing protein, with the protein MPTFSARILRGFSLLCLLLTGFGSVANDDFIITDASQIPANARRIPAYEHILSFDSRASFNPDGSMEMQENIKVLSLGNEIRRGIFRTLPLTWNRQDGKIFSVEYAIKSVSRDGIAESYSLDRATKTLTVRIGSADRILKPGIYQYEIRYRVSNHFSRFPDWDELYWNVTGNDWNWPIRRASFHLELPDVADHLNAEGKDTRLRSIDVYTGRPGAKENNAVILPDGSIQTSHPLATGEGLTVVYTWPRAVLANAAAPEAVLPFIHLLVPTLTTSVVWIPLLLLIGYYGLWWRKNVIAKGLKMPPVVPQFSLPAAMSPGYLRFITRRKYDDVAFSSDLLGLVAKRAVTLTKKKTTAKSVWLSSPVDEQWLSRSPDERNTQLNAADKQLLSTLFTGKRKNINLSTPHQQMMINARKWLEKRCEEQKPQLFQRWGKPFRRCIYIALLVPIVCGVCFNPVAAILTIPSLLFTTVGISLVLFFLNFLRHPIETMRRWGPVPILMTLVFGPLALTAGSVFLLSMVPITQLPAGYIGALLTAIVLCAIVGWKTPRYTQNGLDDLAIAKGLKLYIKTAEEPRYQALYPPNQRVAHFESLLPVALALGVGKTWANTFARYLESTGAMSEVFEKADWENVNHFCRGCHSAASAKPDRSSTSSSGSGYSGSGSSGRGSSGGGSGGGGGGGW; encoded by the coding sequence ATGCCAACGTTTTCCGCCCGGATTTTGCGCGGTTTCAGCCTGTTGTGTCTGCTACTGACAGGCTTTGGTTCAGTCGCAAACGACGATTTTATCATTACCGATGCCTCGCAGATTCCTGCCAACGCGCGACGGATTCCCGCATACGAACATATTCTCTCTTTCGATTCCCGGGCGAGTTTTAATCCGGATGGCAGCATGGAGATGCAGGAAAACATCAAAGTGCTCTCTCTGGGGAACGAAATCAGGCGGGGAATTTTTCGCACACTGCCACTGACCTGGAACCGGCAGGACGGCAAAATTTTCAGCGTGGAGTATGCCATCAAATCAGTCTCGCGCGATGGGATAGCGGAATCTTACAGTCTCGATCGTGCAACCAAAACGCTGACGGTTCGGATTGGCAGCGCCGATCGGATCCTTAAACCCGGGATTTATCAGTATGAGATCCGCTACCGGGTCAGTAACCATTTCAGCCGCTTTCCTGACTGGGATGAACTTTACTGGAATGTGACGGGCAACGACTGGAACTGGCCGATTCGTAGAGCCAGTTTTCATCTGGAACTGCCGGACGTCGCAGATCATTTGAACGCTGAAGGTAAAGATACCCGACTCCGTAGCATCGACGTTTACACCGGTCGCCCGGGGGCAAAAGAAAACAATGCGGTAATTCTGCCCGATGGCAGCATACAAACCTCGCATCCTCTCGCCACGGGCGAAGGGTTAACCGTTGTCTATACCTGGCCCCGGGCGGTTCTGGCAAATGCCGCTGCACCAGAAGCGGTCTTGCCATTCATTCATTTACTGGTGCCGACGCTTACAACCAGTGTTGTCTGGATCCCCCTGCTGCTGCTTATCGGCTACTACGGGCTTTGGTGGCGTAAAAACGTTATTGCGAAAGGATTAAAAATGCCGCCGGTCGTGCCGCAATTCTCGCTACCCGCAGCGATGTCGCCAGGCTATTTGCGTTTCATCACCCGGCGTAAGTATGACGATGTGGCATTTAGCAGCGACCTGTTGGGCCTGGTTGCCAAACGTGCCGTGACGTTGACGAAAAAGAAGACGACAGCCAAAAGTGTATGGCTCTCATCCCCCGTGGATGAACAGTGGCTGTCCCGTTCGCCAGACGAGAGAAATACGCAGTTAAATGCCGCGGACAAACAGTTGTTGAGCACACTTTTCACCGGTAAACGTAAGAATATCAACCTCAGTACACCGCATCAGCAGATGATGATCAATGCCCGCAAATGGCTGGAAAAGCGTTGCGAGGAGCAGAAGCCACAGTTATTCCAGCGCTGGGGGAAACCGTTCCGTCGTTGCATTTACATTGCCCTGCTTGTGCCGATCGTTTGCGGTGTCTGCTTTAATCCAGTCGCGGCGATCCTCACTATCCCGAGCCTGCTGTTTACGACGGTGGGCATCTCACTGGTACTCTTTTTCCTGAACTTTTTACGCCACCCGATAGAAACAATGCGCCGTTGGGGACCGGTTCCCATTCTAATGACGCTCGTATTTGGCCCCTTAGCCCTCACGGCTGGAAGTGTATTCCTGTTGAGCATGGTCCCCATCACCCAACTTCCAGCCGGATACATTGGCGCATTGCTGACCGCCATTGTGCTGTGCGCGATCGTTGGCTGGAAAACGCCTCGTTATACGCAGAATGGGCTGGACGATTTAGCCATCGCCAAAGGACTAAAGCTCTATATCAAAACGGCTGAAGAGCCACGCTATCAGGCGCTTTATCCGCCCAATCAGCGGGTTGCGCACTTTGAAAGCCTGTTGCCCGTTGCGCTGGCGCTCGGTGTAGGGAAAACGTGGGCAAATACTTTTGCCCGGTATTTAGAGAGTACGGGCGCGATGTCAGAGGTTTTTGAAAAGGCAGACTGGGAGAATGTGAATCACTTTTGTCGGGGCTGTCATTCTGCGGCCAGCGCGAAACCCGATCGTAGCTCCACAAGCTCTTCAGGTTCTGGCTACAGTGGTTCCGGTTCCTCTGGCAGAGGATCGTCAGGCGGGGGATCCGGCGGGGGTGGCGGCGGCGGCTGGTAA
- the livJ gene encoding branched chain amino acid ABC transporter substrate-binding protein LivJ — protein MNMKGKALLAGCIALAFSTMAQADIKVAVVGAMSGPVAQYGDQEFTGAEQAVADINAKGGIKGEKLQIVKYDDACDPKQAVAVANKVINDGIKYVIGHLCSSSTQPASDIYEDEGILMITPAATAPELTARGYKLVLRTTGLDSDQGPTAAKYILEKVKPQRIAIVHDKQQYGEGLARAVQDGLKKGNANVVFFDGITAGEKDFSTLVARLKKENIDFVYYGGYHPEMGQILRQARAAGLKTQFMGPEGVANVSLSNIAGESAEGLLVTKPKNYDQVPANKPVVDAIKAKKQDPSGAFVWTTYAALQSLQAGLNQSADPAEIATWLKANSVETVMGPLSWDEKGDLKGFEFGVFDWHANGTATDAK, from the coding sequence ATGAATATGAAGGGTAAAGCGTTACTGGCAGGATGTATCGCGTTGGCATTCAGCACAATGGCTCAGGCCGATATTAAAGTCGCTGTTGTGGGTGCGATGTCCGGTCCGGTAGCCCAGTACGGTGACCAGGAGTTTACTGGCGCGGAACAAGCGGTTGCAGACATTAATGCCAAAGGTGGAATCAAAGGCGAAAAACTGCAGATCGTGAAATATGATGATGCCTGTGACCCGAAACAAGCGGTCGCAGTAGCAAACAAAGTGATCAATGACGGCATCAAATACGTTATCGGCCACTTGTGCTCCTCTTCCACTCAACCTGCGTCTGATATCTATGAAGACGAAGGTATTCTGATGATCACCCCGGCGGCAACGGCACCGGAACTGACCGCGCGTGGCTATAAACTGGTACTGCGCACCACGGGCCTGGACTCAGACCAGGGCCCCACCGCCGCGAAATACATTCTGGAAAAAGTGAAGCCGCAGCGCATCGCGATCGTTCACGACAAACAGCAGTACGGTGAAGGTCTGGCACGTGCCGTGCAGGATGGTCTGAAAAAGGGCAACGCCAACGTGGTGTTCTTTGACGGTATCACCGCCGGGGAGAAAGATTTCTCCACGCTGGTGGCGCGTCTGAAGAAAGAGAATATCGACTTCGTCTACTACGGCGGTTATCACCCGGAAATGGGCCAGATCCTGCGTCAGGCTCGTGCTGCTGGCCTGAAAACGCAGTTCATGGGTCCGGAAGGGGTTGCTAACGTTTCCCTGTCTAACATCGCCGGTGAATCGGCTGAAGGTCTGCTGGTGACTAAACCGAAGAACTACGACCAGGTGCCAGCGAACAAACCTGTCGTCGATGCGATCAAGGCGAAGAAACAGGATCCGAGCGGTGCGTTCGTGTGGACCACCTACGCCGCGCTGCAATCTTTGCAGGCGGGCCTGAACCAGTCAGCCGATCCGGCTGAAATCGCCACCTGGCTGAAAGCGAACTCTGTGGAAACGGTGATGGGGCCGCTGTCGTGGGATGAGAAGGGCGATCTGAAGGGCTTTGAATTCGGCGTCTTCGACTGGCATGCCAACGGTACAGCGACCGACGCGAAGTAA
- a CDS encoding 4-aminobutyrate--2-oxoglutarate transaminase gives MKNNELNERRLQATPRGIGVMCGFYAERAENATLWDVEGREVIDFAAGIAVLNTGHRHPNVIAAIEKQLQSFTHTAYQIVPYESYVRLAERINKRVPIQGPVKTAFFSTGAEAVENAVKIARAYTNRPGLITFGGAFHGRTFMTMALTGKVAPYKMGFGPFPGSVYHAQYPNALHGVSTADALQSLERIFKADIAPEQVAAIILEPVQGEGGFNIAPTDFMQALRALCDTHGILLIADEVQTGFARTGKLFAMEHHGVQPDLITMAKSLAGGMPLSAVAGRAGVMDAPAPGGLGGTYAGNPLAVAAAHAVLDVIDEEQLCARAAALGAALVDALNQAKADCPFIADIRAQGSMVAVEFNDPHTGKPSPEFTRQVQDRALQEGLLLLSCGVYGNVIRFLYPLTIPEAQFRQALGIITHSLTR, from the coding sequence ATGAAAAATAACGAACTGAATGAACGGCGTTTGCAGGCGACGCCGCGCGGGATCGGCGTGATGTGTGGCTTTTACGCCGAGAGAGCGGAAAACGCAACGTTGTGGGATGTGGAGGGCCGTGAGGTGATCGATTTTGCCGCCGGTATTGCGGTGCTGAATACCGGGCATCGGCACCCCAACGTGATCGCGGCTATCGAAAAACAGCTCCAGTCCTTTACCCATACCGCTTACCAGATTGTTCCTTACGAAAGCTATGTCCGGCTTGCGGAACGCATCAATAAACGGGTCCCCATTCAGGGGCCAGTGAAAACGGCGTTCTTCTCCACCGGTGCAGAAGCGGTGGAAAATGCGGTGAAGATTGCCCGCGCGTATACCAACCGACCGGGACTCATTACCTTCGGCGGCGCATTTCATGGTCGGACTTTCATGACGATGGCGCTGACCGGTAAGGTTGCGCCCTACAAAATGGGTTTTGGACCGTTTCCTGGTTCGGTTTATCACGCTCAGTACCCTAATGCGTTACACGGCGTGAGTACCGCCGATGCGCTGCAAAGTCTGGAGCGCATTTTCAAAGCGGATATCGCACCGGAGCAGGTCGCCGCCATCATCCTTGAACCGGTTCAGGGCGAAGGGGGATTCAATATTGCGCCAACGGATTTCATGCAGGCCCTGCGGGCGTTGTGCGATACCCACGGTATTTTGTTGATCGCCGATGAGGTACAGACCGGCTTTGCCCGTACCGGCAAGCTGTTTGCTATGGAGCATCATGGCGTACAGCCCGATCTGATCACAATGGCGAAAAGTCTGGCGGGCGGTATGCCGCTTTCTGCGGTGGCTGGCCGTGCCGGGGTGATGGATGCGCCTGCGCCTGGTGGCCTGGGAGGGACGTATGCCGGGAATCCCCTGGCCGTTGCGGCGGCACACGCGGTGCTGGATGTCATTGATGAAGAACAGCTCTGCGCCCGCGCTGCCGCATTAGGCGCGGCCTTGGTCGACGCGTTGAATCAGGCGAAAGCGGACTGTCCGTTTATTGCCGATATCCGTGCTCAGGGGTCGATGGTGGCGGTGGAATTTAACGATCCACACACCGGGAAGCCCTCCCCGGAATTCACTCGCCAGGTGCAGGATCGCGCCTTGCAGGAAGGGCTTCTGTTGTTGAGTTGCGGCGTGTATGGCAACGTCATACGTTTTCTCTATCCGCTTACCATCCCTGAGGCGCAATTTCGTCAGGCGCTCGGCATTATCACCCACTCGCTGACACGATAA
- the rpoH gene encoding RNA polymerase sigma factor RpoH: MTKEMQNLALAPVGNLESYIRAANAWPMLSADEERALAEKLHYQGDLEAAKTLILSHLRFVVHVARNYAGYGLPQADLIQEGNIGLMKAVRRFNPEVGVRLVSFAVHWIKAEIHEYVLRNWRIVKVATTKAQRKLFFNLRKTKQRLGWFNQDEVEMVARELGVSSKDVREMESRMAAQDMTFDMSTDDESDSQPMAPVLYLQDKTSNFADGIEEDNWEDQAANKLTHAMEGLDERSQDIIRARWLDEDNKSTLQELADRYGVSAERVRQLEKNAMKKLRAAIEA; this comes from the coding sequence ATGACCAAAGAAATGCAAAATTTAGCTTTAGCCCCTGTTGGTAACCTGGAGTCTTACATCCGGGCTGCGAACGCGTGGCCGATGTTGTCGGCTGACGAGGAACGGGCACTGGCTGAAAAGCTGCATTACCAGGGCGATCTGGAAGCAGCTAAGACGCTGATCCTGTCTCACCTGCGCTTTGTTGTTCATGTTGCTCGTAACTATGCGGGCTATGGCCTGCCGCAGGCGGATCTGATTCAGGAAGGTAATATCGGCCTGATGAAAGCCGTGCGCCGTTTTAACCCGGAAGTGGGTGTGCGCCTGGTTTCCTTCGCCGTGCACTGGATCAAAGCTGAGATCCACGAATACGTTCTGCGTAACTGGCGTATCGTGAAAGTGGCGACCACTAAAGCACAGCGTAAGCTGTTCTTCAACCTGCGTAAAACCAAGCAGCGTCTGGGCTGGTTTAACCAGGATGAAGTGGAAATGGTTGCGCGTGAGCTGGGTGTTTCCAGTAAAGACGTCCGCGAGATGGAATCTCGTATGGCGGCGCAGGACATGACCTTTGATATGTCCACGGACGACGAGTCCGACAGCCAGCCGATGGCACCGGTGCTGTATCTGCAGGATAAAACCTCTAACTTTGCCGACGGTATTGAAGAGGATAACTGGGAAGATCAGGCCGCCAACAAATTGACCCACGCGATGGAAGGTCTCGACGAGCGTAGCCAGGATATTATCCGCGCCCGCTGGCTGGACGAAGATAACAAGTCCACGTTGCAGGAACTGGCCGATCGCTACGGCGTTTCCGCAGAACGTGTGCGTCAACTTGAAAAGAACGCCATGAAAAAACTTCGCGCCGCTATCGAAGCGTAA
- the ftsX gene encoding permease-like cell division protein FtsX: MNKRDAINQIKQFGGRLDRFRRSGGSSGDGGRNAPKRSKPSPKPNSRKTNVFNEQVRYAFQGALQDLKSKPLATFLTVMVIAISLTLPSVCYMVYKNVNQAATQYYPSPQITVYLQKTLDDDAAAGVVAQLQAEQGVEKVNYLSREDALGEFRNWSGFGGALDMLEENPLPAVAVVIPKLDFQSTDSLNTLRDRVSRINGIDEVRMDDSWFARLAALTGLVGRVSAMIGVLMVAAVFLVIGNSVRLSIFARRDTINVQKLIGATDGFILRPFLYGGALLGFSGAFLSLILSEILVLRLSSAVTEVAQVFGTKFDLNGLSFDECLLLLLVCSMIGWVAAWLATVQHLRHFTPD; this comes from the coding sequence GTGAATAAGCGCGACGCTATCAACCAAATCAAACAGTTCGGTGGACGACTGGACCGTTTTCGTCGTTCCGGTGGCTCCTCCGGGGACGGTGGTCGTAATGCGCCGAAGCGGTCGAAACCGTCACCAAAGCCGAACTCGCGTAAAACCAACGTTTTTAACGAGCAGGTGCGCTATGCGTTCCAGGGCGCACTACAGGATCTAAAAAGCAAACCGCTGGCGACGTTTTTGACGGTGATGGTGATTGCCATCTCCCTGACCCTGCCGAGCGTCTGCTACATGGTCTACAAAAACGTTAACCAGGCAGCGACGCAGTATTACCCGTCCCCGCAGATAACCGTATATCTGCAAAAAACGCTGGATGATGATGCGGCGGCTGGCGTTGTTGCCCAACTGCAGGCCGAGCAGGGCGTGGAAAAGGTGAACTATCTTTCCCGTGAAGATGCCCTCGGTGAATTTCGTAACTGGTCCGGTTTCGGCGGCGCGCTGGATATGCTGGAAGAGAACCCATTGCCCGCGGTGGCGGTGGTGATCCCGAAACTCGACTTCCAGAGCACCGATTCGCTGAACACGCTGCGGGACCGGGTCTCCCGCATCAACGGGATTGATGAAGTGCGGATGGACGACAGCTGGTTTGCCCGTCTGGCGGCGCTGACCGGGCTGGTTGGGCGTGTGTCGGCAATGATTGGCGTACTGATGGTTGCCGCCGTCTTCCTCGTCATTGGTAACAGCGTGCGGCTGAGCATTTTTGCCCGTCGTGATACCATTAACGTGCAAAAACTGATTGGTGCAACGGATGGATTTATCCTGCGTCCGTTCCTGTACGGCGGTGCATTGCTCGGTTTTTCTGGTGCATTTCTTTCACTGATTTTGTCAGAAATTTTGGTGTTACGACTGTCGTCGGCGGTCACTGAAGTGGCGCAGGTTTTCGGAACTAAGTTTGATCTCAATGGCTTATCATTTGATGAGTGCCTGTTGCTGCTGCTGGTTTGCTCGATGATCGGTTGGGTCGCAGCGTGGCTTGCGACGGTTCAACATTTACGTCACTTTACTCCCGATTAA
- the ftsE gene encoding cell division ATP-binding protein FtsE — translation MIRFEHVSKAYLGGRQALQGVTFHMQPGEMAFLTGHSGAGKSTLLKLICGIERPSAGKILFSGHDITRLKNREVPFLRRQIGMIFQDHHLLMDRTVFDNVAIPLIIAGASGDDIRRRVSAALDKVGLLDKAKNFPIQLSGGEQQRVGIARAVVNKPAVLLADEPTGNLDDALSEGILRLFEEFNRVGVTVLMATHDIGLISRRSYRMLTLSDGHLHGGEVRE, via the coding sequence ATGATTCGCTTTGAACATGTCAGCAAGGCCTATCTCGGTGGGAGACAAGCGCTGCAGGGGGTGACATTCCATATGCAGCCAGGCGAGATGGCGTTTCTGACCGGCCATTCTGGCGCAGGGAAAAGTACCCTGCTGAAGCTTATCTGTGGGATTGAGCGGCCCAGCGCCGGGAAAATCCTCTTCAGTGGGCATGACATCACGCGTCTGAAAAACCGTGAAGTACCGTTTTTGCGTCGTCAGATCGGCATGATTTTCCAGGATCACCACCTGTTGATGGACAGAACGGTATTCGATAACGTGGCGATCCCACTGATTATCGCCGGTGCCAGCGGGGATGATATTCGTCGTCGCGTGTCGGCCGCGCTGGATAAGGTTGGACTGCTGGACAAAGCGAAGAACTTCCCGATTCAACTCTCCGGTGGTGAACAGCAGCGTGTTGGTATCGCCCGTGCGGTCGTGAACAAGCCGGCGGTACTGCTGGCGGATGAACCGACCGGTAACCTGGACGACGCGCTGTCAGAAGGGATCCTGCGTCTGTTTGAAGAGTTTAACCGCGTTGGGGTGACGGTGCTGATGGCAACGCACGACATCGGGCTTATTTCTCGTCGTTCGTACCGCATGCTCACCCTGAGCGATGGTCATTTGCATGGAGGCGAAGTTCGTGAATAA
- the ftsY gene encoding signal recognition particle-docking protein FtsY: protein MAKQKKRGFFSWLGFGEKEQEQEQKTEEQQGVEAQLPSDAPVETTADGEAQAPVHSKEEAEAFAEEMVEVTEQVQEIETFPSVESGPAVAEARPEAHVEHEELPLPEEVKAEDETTAEEWQAEAETVEIVEAVEEEAQNEPELTDEELEAQALAAEAAEEAQMVVPVAEEDAPVEEIAQEQEKPTKEGFFARLKRSLLKTKENLGSGFISLFRGKKIDDDLFEELEEQLLIADVGVETTRKIITNLTEGASRKQLKDAEALYGLLKDEMGEILAKVDEPLNVKGKTPFVILMVGVNGVGKTTTIGKLARQFEQQGKSVMLAAGDTFRAAAVEQLQVWGQRNNIPVIAQHTGADSASVIFDAIQAAKARHIDVLIADTAGRLQNKSHLMEELKKIVRVMKKLDEDAPHEVMLTLDASTGQNAISQAKLFHEAVGLTGITLTKLDGTAKGGVIFSVADQFGIPIRYIGVGERIEDLRPFKADDFIEALFARED, encoded by the coding sequence ATGGCAAAACAAAAAAAACGTGGCTTCTTTTCCTGGCTGGGCTTTGGTGAAAAAGAGCAGGAACAAGAACAAAAAACCGAAGAGCAGCAGGGTGTTGAAGCGCAATTGCCGTCCGACGCGCCCGTTGAAACGACGGCTGATGGAGAAGCACAGGCACCGGTTCACAGCAAAGAAGAGGCAGAAGCCTTTGCTGAAGAAATGGTTGAGGTGACTGAACAGGTTCAGGAAATCGAAACGTTCCCGTCTGTTGAGTCCGGGCCCGCTGTTGCTGAAGCGCGTCCCGAAGCGCACGTTGAGCACGAAGAACTGCCGCTGCCGGAAGAGGTGAAAGCCGAAGACGAAACCACAGCGGAAGAGTGGCAGGCAGAAGCGGAAACCGTTGAGATTGTTGAAGCGGTGGAAGAAGAGGCGCAAAACGAACCAGAGCTGACCGACGAAGAGCTGGAAGCACAGGCGCTGGCAGCGGAGGCGGCGGAAGAAGCGCAGATGGTCGTGCCGGTGGCGGAAGAAGACGCACCGGTCGAAGAGATCGCTCAGGAACAGGAAAAACCGACCAAAGAAGGCTTTTTCGCGCGCCTGAAACGCAGCTTACTGAAAACGAAAGAAAACCTCGGTTCCGGATTTATCAGTCTGTTCCGGGGTAAAAAAATCGACGATGATCTGTTTGAAGAACTGGAAGAACAACTGCTGATTGCTGATGTGGGCGTGGAAACCACGCGTAAAATCATCACCAATCTGACAGAAGGTGCCAGCCGCAAACAGCTTAAAGATGCCGAGGCGCTGTACGGTCTGCTGAAAGACGAGATGGGCGAGATCCTGGCGAAAGTCGATGAACCGCTGAACGTTAAAGGCAAAACGCCGTTTGTTATTCTGATGGTTGGCGTGAATGGGGTGGGGAAAACCACCACCATCGGTAAGCTGGCGCGTCAGTTTGAACAGCAGGGGAAATCGGTGATGCTGGCCGCGGGCGATACGTTCCGCGCTGCGGCAGTCGAGCAGTTGCAGGTCTGGGGCCAGCGTAACAATATTCCGGTGATCGCCCAGCACACGGGTGCGGACTCCGCTTCCGTTATCTTTGATGCCATCCAGGCGGCGAAGGCGCGCCACATCGATGTACTGATTGCAGATACTGCAGGCCGCCTGCAAAACAAATCGCATCTGATGGAAGAGCTGAAAAAAATCGTTCGTGTGATGAAGAAACTGGACGAAGACGCACCGCATGAAGTTATGCTGACGCTTGACGCCAGCACCGGGCAGAATGCGATAAGCCAGGCCAAACTGTTCCATGAAGCGGTGGGTCTGACCGGTATTACCCTGACCAAGCTGGACGGTACGGCGAAAGGTGGGGTTATCTTCTCGGTGGCCGATCAGTTTGGCATCCCTATCCGCTATATTGGTGTGGGCGAACGTATCGAGGATTTACGTCCGTTTAAGGCGGACGATTTTATAGAGGCACTTTTTGCCCGAGAGGATTAA
- the rsmD gene encoding 16S rRNA (guanine(966)-N(2))-methyltransferase, with protein MKKPNHSGSGQIRIIGGQWRGRKLPVPDSPGLRPTTDRVRETLFNWLAPVMVEAQCLDCFAGSGALGLEALSRYAAGATLLEMDRAVSQQLQKNLATLKAGNAKVVNTNTLTFLTQPGTPHNVVFVDPPFRKGLLEETLSLLETYGWLANEAWIYVESEVENGLPPVPTNWSLYREKIAGQVAYRLYQREAQGESNAD; from the coding sequence ATGAAAAAACCGAATCACTCTGGCAGCGGCCAAATCCGCATTATTGGCGGACAATGGCGCGGCCGCAAACTCCCGGTCCCTGACAGTCCCGGTCTACGCCCGACAACTGACCGCGTACGTGAAACGCTGTTTAACTGGCTGGCGCCGGTGATGGTAGAGGCCCAGTGTCTGGACTGTTTCGCCGGAAGCGGCGCGCTGGGGCTGGAAGCGTTGTCACGCTATGCCGCGGGTGCCACGCTGCTGGAGATGGATCGCGCGGTCTCTCAGCAGTTACAAAAGAACCTGGCTACGCTGAAAGCAGGGAATGCAAAAGTCGTTAACACCAATACCCTGACATTCCTGACGCAGCCGGGCACGCCGCACAACGTGGTGTTTGTCGATCCGCCGTTTCGTAAAGGGCTACTGGAAGAGACCTTAAGCCTGCTGGAAACTTACGGCTGGCTGGCGAATGAAGCCTGGATTTACGTGGAAAGCGAAGTGGAAAACGGTCTGCCGCCCGTGCCGACGAACTGGTCGCTGTACCGGGAAAAAATCGCCGGGCAGGTCGCGTACCGTTTGTATCAACGCGAAGCACAAGGAGAAAGCAATGCTGATTAA
- a CDS encoding DUF1145 family protein — MLINLGRLLMLGVWAFLLLNLVQPFPRPLNIFVNVALVFMVLMHGMQLALLKSTLPKDGPQMTSGEKVRIFLFGVFELLVWQKKFNVKK, encoded by the coding sequence ATGCTGATTAATCTTGGTCGACTACTGATGCTCGGCGTGTGGGCATTCTTATTGTTAAACCTGGTGCAACCCTTCCCGCGTCCGCTCAACATCTTTGTTAACGTCGCCCTCGTGTTCATGGTGCTGATGCACGGCATGCAACTGGCGCTGCTGAAATCCACCCTGCCCAAAGACGGGCCGCAAATGACCAGCGGCGAGAAAGTGCGTATTTTCCTGTTTGGCGTGTTCGAACTGCTGGTCTGGCAGAAGAAGTTTAACGTCAAAAAGTAA